The nucleotide sequence AAAACCGGGTGGGCTTATTGTTAAAAATGGGATTAATCTTTTTTACCACAATTATATCCACCCTGCATATAGACAGGTTTACGGTGAATTTTTGCCTTATATGGGAGTTATAGATTTGCTTTTTAATGAAGGTTTTGATAATGCTCTTAAAATAATAAGAAGCGGTAGAAAAGAGCCAATTCATTACTTAGTGTTTAGAAAAAATTTTTTACAGGACAACGAAAATGAAAATAGCAAACTTTGATTTAAATGAAAAAGTTTTAATAGTTGCAGAACTATCTGCAAATCACAAGCAAGATATAAACTTAGCAAAGGAGACAATTTATGCGATGAAAGAAGCAGGAGCTAATGCTGTAAAATTACAGACTTATACTCCTGATACTTTGACAATAGATTGTGACAATAAATATTTTCAGATTAAGCAAGGCACACTTTGGGACGGAAAAACACTTTACGAACTTTACAAACAAGCATATACCCCATGGGAGTGGCATCTTGAACTGAAAGAGTTAGCTGAAAAGCTTGGTCTTGTTTTCTTTTCCACACCTTTTGATAAGACTGCCGTAGATTTTCTTGAGGAGCTGAATGTCACAATTTATAAAGTTGCTTCATTTGAGATTACAGATATTCCACTCATTGAATATATTGCATCCAAAGGCAAGCCGATGATTATATCTACAGGGATAGCCACTATTGAAGATATTAAGCTTGCTGTTGAGACATGCAAGAAGAATGGTTGCAATGATATTACGCTGTTAAAATGTACATCTGCTTATCCTGCACCATTTGAAGAAGCAAACTTGCTTACCATTCCCGATATGAAAAATCGGTTTGGGGTAACAGTGGGGCTATCTGACCATACTCTCGGTATATCTGTGCCAATTGCAGCAGTTGCGCTTGGTGCAAGGGTAATTGAGAAGCATTTTATACTTGATAAAAAGCTTGGTGGCCCGGATGCGGCTTTTTCATTAGAACCGAAAGAATTTAAAGCGATGGTAAGCTCTATTAGAGAGGTAGAAAAAGCTCTTGGCAAAGTTACGTATGAAATATCGGAAAAAGTGGAGAAGAGTAGGATTTTTGCAAGGAGTCTATTTGTAGTTAAAGACATTAAAGCAGGTGATTTTTTGACTAATGATAACATTCGCTCTATAAGACCTGGCTACGGCTTACATCCTAAATATTTAAAAAGTGTATTGGGTAAAAAGGCAAAATATGACCTTGCAAAGGGCACGCCACTAAAGTTAGAATTTATTACAGAATAAGGAGTTGATGTGAATATTTATGAAAAAAATCTTCAGGCACTTAAAAAATTTAGACCCGATTTGGCAAAAAAAGTTGAATCATATAAAAGTAATGGTAAGTATAACACCATATCTTCTAATCATCCCGACAAAATTCCAAATTTAATTTATTTGCCTGAAAAGCTACTTGCTTATGACAACAATGACCCGCTGGCTTATGTCCAAGCTGATTTGAGAAACAAAATTAGACTCCCGGTTTTGAATATATTTTTTGGATTTGGGCTTGGGTATGAAATATTGACTTTTTTACAAAAATTTGCGGTGCAAGAGTCTGTTTTAATTGTATTTGAGCCTGAATTTGAGCCTTTTTATGTTGCACTTTACAC is from Deferrivibrio essentukiensis and encodes:
- the pseI gene encoding pseudaminic acid synthase; this encodes MKIANFDLNEKVLIVAELSANHKQDINLAKETIYAMKEAGANAVKLQTYTPDTLTIDCDNKYFQIKQGTLWDGKTLYELYKQAYTPWEWHLELKELAEKLGLVFFSTPFDKTAVDFLEELNVTIYKVASFEITDIPLIEYIASKGKPMIISTGIATIEDIKLAVETCKKNGCNDITLLKCTSAYPAPFEEANLLTIPDMKNRFGVTVGLSDHTLGISVPIAAVALGARVIEKHFILDKKLGGPDAAFSLEPKEFKAMVSSIREVEKALGKVTYEISEKVEKSRIFARSLFVVKDIKAGDFLTNDNIRSIRPGYGLHPKYLKSVLGKKAKYDLAKGTPLKLEFITE